The genomic window GACGGGGTCGTCTTCGATGACCAGCACGTTCATGCCGCGGGTGAACTCAATGGGATCTTGGGGAGGAACGACGCGACGAAAAACGACTTGTCGGACTGTACGCGAAATTGACGCGCTGTCGCCGCAATTGTTCAGTTTCGGATCAGTGCATCCGTCGCAGGCGGGGAAGCCGGTGAATTGTATCGGAACAGCATGGGCTGCTCCATGATTCGCTCTAGCGTTTCCGCCTTACACAGGCAGGTCTTACCGAATTGTAATCCTCGCGCCTTTGCCGCAGACCGAAAACCGACGTAGAACCACCGCAGGCGGCGCCTTCGTGAGTCTGCTGTGCGCCTCGCCGCAGTACGACGCGCCAAGACCTGACGCGAAGCCCGCCCCGCCCCCTCGCCCGCCTGCGACCCCGCCCCGTGACGCACCTCTCGCTCGAACGCCCCGCGAATGCGGCGGCGACTGAGTCGATCCCCTCGGTCGGAGAAACCGTCGCCCGGCTTGCGCATCTGCTGCCGTCGCAGGGGCCGATCACGGTGTTCGTGCATCACAACACGCTGCACGCCTTCGAGCACCTGACGTTCGCCGAGGCGGTTGTCCAGGCGGCCGACTTGTTCGACCGCCATCCTTACCTCCCCGAGGAGGACTACCGCACGGAGCTCAATCGCGGTCGGATTCGACCGCAGGATCTGTCGCACGAGTTGATCGACGAACTCGACGAGGTGGGGGACGAGCTCATCGGGTCGTTGGGGACTCGACATGAGTTGTGGTTGAGCATGCTCGGAAGTCCGCTCCGTGAAGGACCCGACGCGGAAATCCACTGGTTCATCGACGAGACCGAGGCCCTGTACCGATTTCGCCCCGAAGCGAGCGCCGCGGCCTGTGCAAACTCGGTCCAACAGACCCGCCGGTGGCTGGTTCGCGACTACGCCGCCGACGCCGCGACTGAAGGTCGGTTGCGTGAGCAGACGGCGCGGTTGATCAAACAGTTCGGCCCGCAGGACGTCGAGTCGTGGTCCGCCAGGACGTGGGATGCGTTCACGCTGCACCTGCTATGGCAGATCTGCCGCGACGGCGTCGCCATGAACTCAGGCAGTGCAAAGCGCCCCAAGCCGATCCCTGCGAAGGATCGTCGAGCGCAGCGGTTGGTCGATGCGGAGTTGATTCGCCTCTGCGGGGCGTTTCTCGATCAAGGGTTTGCGGTGTGGGACCTGCCCGAGCGCGAGCGGGGCCTGTTCGCATCGTACTTGGACCTTCGCGGCGACGGTCCGGCGGACGCCCCGTGGATGGTCGGCCTCGCGGAGGAACTCGCCGAGATCCGGCGACTCGGACTGGGGCCCGAGCAGTGCCTCGAACGGGCCCTCGCGGCAGTCGCGGTCGACGACACGCAGCGCGAAACGACGCTGCGGGACGCGCTGCTGGCGCTTCCCGGGTGGGCGGGCATGCTGTGGCAGATGGAAACCAACGCCGAGTGGACCGTCCGTCCCGCGCCGCCGGGAACTCTGCTCGAGTACGCGGCCATTCGCCTGCTGTTGACGAAGTTCGCCGAGAAATTTCTGGCTCGCGCCGATGCAGCCGATTCGCCTCCGGCGGAGCCCAAGCTCGCTGGCCGCAGTCCGCTGCTGCAGGCGTTTCGGGTGTTTCAGATTGCACAGGTCCGGGGGTGGACGCCGGTTGATCTGCTGCGTCTGCGGCCGGCCGAGTGGCGCCGATTGCTGCGCGAGGTCGAGGCGTTCTCCAGCCGAGAACGACGACGCATCTATCACCAAGCGTACGAACGCCGCCTGCGCGAGGAGGTCCTCGGGGCGATTTGCGAGAACGCTCGCGCGATCGCGCGCCCGACGAGCCCTGCGGCTCTGCCGGCGTTCCAACTGGTCGCCTGCATCGACGATCGCGAGGAGTCGTTTCGCCGTCACCTCGAGGAGGTCGCTCCGGAGTGCGAGACGTTCGGCTACGCCGGGTTCTTCGGCGTGGCGATGTACTATCGGGGCGTCAGCGAGGCGCACTTTCGTCCGCTCTGCCCGGTCAACGTCAAGCCGCGGCATTACCTGCAGGAGAAACCCGCGCTGTCGGCTGAGGAGGCGAGCCGCCGGCAAGCGCGAGCCCGGCGCACCATTGGCCGCGTGATCCATGCGGCGAACCTTGGGGCTCGGACGCTGCTGGGGGGCGCCGTGGCGAGCCTGATGGGCGCTGCGGCGACGCTGCCGCTTGTGTTGCGCGTCGTGGCGCCGCGAACGGCCGGCCAGTTCCAGAAGTTGTTCGGACGGATCGTCGTCCCGGGGCGGACCCAATTGACGATCGAGCGGACCCATCCCTTGCCGGGAAGCGGCGTCGATCAACTCGGCTATCACGTCGACGAGATGGCTGCGATTGTGGAAGGGACTTTGCGAGCAATCGGGCTCGTCGAGCGTTTCGCCCCGCTGGTGATCGTCGCGGGGCACGGCTCAAGCAGCCTCAACAATCCCCACGCCGCCGCTTATGACTGCGGCGCGTGCGGCGGCGGACGAGGGGGCCCCAACGCCCGCGCTTTCGCTCAGATGGCCAACGACCCGCGGCTCCGGGCCGCGCTTGCCGCTCGCGGGTTGAAGGTCCCCGAATCGACATGGTTTCTCGGAGCGTACCACAACACGGGGGACGACGGGATCGAGTACTACGACCTCGACGAACTGCCCGCGACTCGTCGCGCGGCGTTCCAGACGGCCCGCGATGCAATCGAGGAGGCCCGCACCCGCAACGCTCACGAACGGTGCCGGCGATTCGAATCGGCGTCGTTGTCGCTCTCGCCGGCGGCGGCGCTGCGACACGTCGAGGGCCGGGCCGCCGATCTCTCGCAGGTGCGCATCGAATGCGGCCACGCGACCAACGCCTACTGCCTCGTCGGGCGTCGTGCGTGGAGCCGCGGACTGTTCCTCGATCGCCGCGCGTTCTTGGCCTCGTACGACCCCCGGATCGACGACGAGGACGGATCGATCCTGGCGCGGGTGCTTGCCGCTGTGATCCCGGTCTGCGGGGGGATCAATCTGGAATACTACTTCTCGCGGATCGACAACAACGGTTACGGCTGCGGAACCAAGCTGCCGCACAACATCACGTCGATGCTCGGGGTGATGGACGGCGCGGGCAGCGATCTCCGCACCGGGTTGCCGTGGCAGATGGTCGAGATCCACGAGCCGGTTCGGATCCTGTTCGTCGTTGAGACGACTCCCGAGACGCTCGAGCGCATCATCGCCTCCAATGCGGAACTCGCGGCCCTCGTCGGGCGGGAGTGGGTGCAGTTGGCCGCGTTCGATCCGCAGTCGAGGGCGATGCATCTGCACCGCCGCGGGCGATTCGAGCCCCACGCAGTTTCTGCCGCGACGTTGCCGGTCGTCGACTCGTCGGCGGCCTGGTATCGCGGGCAACGCGACCACCTCGGCTTTGCTCGCGTCGCGCCGACCGGCGTTCCCGGCGACGGGGCAGGGGAGGGGGGGGCGGCATGAGCGATTCCTGGTGGATGCAGCAATTGGGGCGCGTCGTCATGCTCGCCCCGGCCGTGCAGTTGGGAGTCGTCGGCGCCGCGATGCTCGCGGGGCGCCCGCTCGGCGAGAAGCGGACCGCCCGCCTCGCCCAGGCGTCGGTGTCGGTCGGCCTGCTGGCGGCCATCGGGGTGCTAGGGTTGATGTTGCTGTCCGGCGCCCGCCATGTCGAGATCGAGTTCGGCCACTGGGTCGAGGTCTCCAAATCGCATTTCGGCGAGCCGTTTCATTTTCACCTCAAGTTCGTCTTCGACCGGCTCTCCGTTCCGCTGGTGATCCTCAGCTACGTGCTCGTGGGCGTGATCGGCGCGTTTGCAACGCGGTACCTTCACCGCGAGCGGGGCTTCGCTCGGTTCTTTCTGCTCTACAGCGTGTTCCTCGCGGGGATGGTCGTCGCGGTGATGGCCGGAACGGTCGAGACGCTGTTTCTGGGGTGGGAGTTGGTCGGCTTGTCGTCGGCGCTGTTGGTGGCGTTCTTTCACGAACGACCCGCCCCGGTCGAAAACGGCCAACGGGTCTGGGCCGTCTATCGCGTCGCCGACGCCGCCTTCCTCGTGGCGGCGGTGGCGCTTCACCATGCGACCGGCGCCGGCGACTTCGCTGCGATGACCGGATCGGAGCCGTGGCCGCACGGCCAGGCGCTGTTGAGTTCCCAAGCGGCGCTGGGAATCGGCGTCTTGTTGTTGGCCGCCGCGGCGGGGAAGAGCGCGCTGGTTCCCTTTTCCGGTTGGCTGCCCCGCGCGATGGAAGGGCCGACCCCGTCGAGCGCCGTCTTTTACGGCGCGTTGTCGGTCCACCTGGGGACGTTCCTGTTGTTGCGGTTCAGCCCCGTGTTGGAACTCTCGCTTGCGCTCCGCGTGCTGGTGATCGGCCTGGGACTGGCCACGGCGGTCTACGGGGCGGTCGTCTCGCGAGTGCAGCCCGACGTGAAGACGGCGCTCGCCTTCGCCTCGCTCACCCAAGTGGGGCTCATCACCGCTGAGATCGGTTGCGGGTTGCGTTACGTGCCGCTCGTGCACATGATCGGCCACGCCTGCTTTCGCACGCTGCAACTGCTCCGCACGCCAAGCTTGCTGCAGGACCACTCGACGCTGGAAAACGCCATCGGCAGGCGCCTGGGCGAGTTGGCCGCGCCGTCCCGCGTGCGGTTGCCCCTGGGGGCCCGGCGCCGGCTTTATCGGTGGGCGCTCGAGCGAGGCCGCCTCGACGCGATGCTCGATCGGTTCGTCGTGACGCCGTTCTTGGAGCTCTTTCGATGGTGCCACCGTCGCGAGCGGCAGTGGACGAACTGGCTCGCCGGCGGCCCGCCCCGTTGCGAGGCCGATCCGTGCGATGCCGAGGACCTGGAGTCCGACGCCGCATGAACGAGCTCCATTTCTCCTGGATTGAAGCCGCGGTGCTGGCGCCGCTCGTCGGGGCCGCCCTGATCCCGCTGCGCAGCGATCCCGACCGGGCCCGGCGGTGCAGCCTCGTCGCGTCGGCGATTGCGCTGGCTTGCACGGTCGGGGCGTGGATCGATTTGGCCGTCCTCGACGCCTTCGAGGCTCACGATCGGTGGGATCTTGCCGAGCGGCTGTTTCATCGCGACCTGTTGGTGGTCGACGAATTGAGCGCCCCGTTGTTGCCGCTTGTCGCGCTGCAGTTCCTGGTGACGTTCCTCGCGACGCTGCGGACCAAGGCGTCGCGGTTTTCGTTCACCATGGCCCTGGCCACCGAGTCGATCACGCTCGCCACGTTGGCGTGCAAGGAACCGTGGCTGCTCGTCGCACTGCTGGCGGCGGCCCCCGTGTTTCCCGCCGTCGAACTCGTGCGCCGGGGCGAGTCGCCGCGAGTCTTCGTACTGCACATGGCCTTGTTCGCGATCTTGCTGGTCGGCGGACAGGCGATCGTCGCGGGGGCGGCGCCGGGGAGCGATGCGGCGATTTGCGGGCTGGCGATGCTCGGCGTCGCAGCCCTGGTTCGCAGCGGCGCCGCGCCGTTGCACTGTTGGCACGCCGACCTGTTCGAACGGGCGAGCCTGGGCGCCGCGATCTTGTTCGTCACTCCGATGACCGGCGCCTACGCGGCGCTGCGGTTGGTGTTGCCGACCGCACCGGCCTGGGTGCTGCACCTGATCGCCTTGGCCTCGCTGGCGACCGCCGTCTACGCTGCCGGGATGGCCCTCGTGCAACGCGACGCCCGGCGGTTCTTCAGTTTTCTGCTGCTGAGCAACTCTTCGCTGGTGCTCGTGGGGTTGGAACTGGTCACTCCGTTGGGGCTCGTCGGGGCGCTGTGCGTGTGGTTGTCGGTCAGTCTGGCTCTCACGGGGTTCGGTTTGGCGCTCCGGTCGATCGAGAGCCGTTGCGGGCGGATCGATCTGGCCCGCTACCATGGCATGTTCCGTGCGACGCCGACCTTGGCGGGGTTCTTTCTGCTCACCGGGCTGGCGAGCATCGGGTTCCCCGGCACGCTTGGGTTCGTCGCCGCCGAGTTGTTGATCGAGGGAGCCATCGATGCCGCGCCGTTGGTGGGGGTGATCGTGTTGTTCGCCTCGGCCCTCAACGGACTGGCGGTGATGCACGCGTACTTCCGCATCTTCACCGGGTGCGAGCACGCCGGCACGATCGACCTGCGAATCCGCCCGGCGGAGCGCGTGGCCGTGTTGGCGCTGTCGCTGCTGATTCTGGGAGGCGGGCTCTACCCGCAGCCGGGCGTTTCCTCGCGCCGGCATGCGGCCGCAGCGTTGCTCGACCAGCGAAACGAACATCTCAAACAGAATGTCACAGACGCCGCGAGTCGTCCGGCGGCCAAATCCGCCGCCGGCGAGTCGCAACGCTGACCACGCTGGGAAAGCAAATACATGAACGCCTCTGCAAAGCTCTCCGCGGTCCCCCTGGGGGACGTTCCCGTCGGCAATGCCGCGGGGTTCTCGAAGCATTTCCAGCATGACCTGCTCTCGGGATTCCTGGTTTTCCTGATCGCGCTGCCGTTGTGTCTGGGCATCTCGCTGGCGTCGGGGTATCCGCCGCTGGCGGGGGTGTTCACGGCGATCATCGGGGCGATCGTCACGACGTTCATCAGCAACTCGGAACTGACGATCAAGGGCCCCGCCGCCGGGTTGATCGTGATCGTCGCCGGGTGCGTGGCCGACTTCGGCGGCGACGGCATGGTCGGAGGCTTCTCCGCCGCCGATGGCGCCGCATATCGCGCCGCACTCGCCGTCGGCGTCGCCGCAGCCGTGCTGCAAATCTGCTTCGGGTTGTTTCGCGCCGGGATCCTCGGCGAGTTCTTCCCGACCGCCGCGGTCCACGGCATGCTCGCCGCAATTGGCGTGATCATCATGATCAAGCAACTGCCGGTTGCGCTTGGAGTGTCGGCCAAGGGAGAGCCGCTGGAGATGCTCCGCGAGATGCCGCAGTACGTCCACGAGGCGAACCCGGCGATCGCCGCGATCGGGCTCGTGAGCATCGCGATCATGTTCGCTTGGCCGGCGATCAAGCGGCGCTTCCGCATCCTCGGCCTCGTCCCGGCGCCGGTGATCGTGCTTGCGGCGGCGGTGGCCATGGGGTCGGCGTTCGATCTGCTTCACCCCCACTCCTACACCCTGCAGAACCACAAATACAAGCTGGGCGAGCAATACCTCGTGGCGATGCCCGACAAGCCGCTGGGGATGTTTCGCGAACTGACCCTGCCCGACATGGGGGCGCTCGCCCAGCCGAAGGCGTGGAAGTGGATCTTCATGTTTTTCGCCATCGGCAGCCTCGAATCGCTGTTGAGCGCCAAGGCGGTCGACGTGCTCGATCCGTGGAAACGCCGCACGAATCTCAATCGCGACATGCTGGCCGTGGGAGCGGCTAACCTGGCGGCCTCCTGCGTCGGGGGCTTGCCGATGATCTCGGAGATCGTCCGCAGCAAAGCCAACGTCGACAATGGCGCCCGGACTCGCTTCGCCAACATGTGGCACGGCTTGTTCCTGCTCTTGTGCGTCGCGTTGATCCCGACGCTGCTCCACAGGATTCCGTTGGCGGCCCTCGCGGGGATGCTTGTTTACACCGGCTTTCGCCTGGCCCACCCGCACGAGTTTCTCAACATCTACCGCATCGGCAAGGAGCAGCTCGCGATCTTCGTCACGACGTTGCTCATGGTCCTGGCGACCGACCTGTTGATCGGCGTGGCCGCGGGGATCGTCCTGAAAATGCTCATTCACCGCGTCAACGGCGTCCCGCTGCGGGCGTTGTTCAAGCCGTATCTCGAAATCGAGGAGGTCGACGAGCAGACGAGCCGGATCGTCGCCCGCGGCTCGGCGGTGTTCAGCAATTGGATTCCCTTTCGGCGGCAGATCGAAGACGTCGGTCTTGTCCAGCGGCGCAATCTCGTCATCGATCTGGCTGACGCCCGCCTCGTCGACCACAGCGTCATGGAGAAGCTCGAACAGGTGCAGACCGAGTTCGAGCAGGAAGGGCTCCGCCTGACGATCACCGGGCTCGACGCCCACCGCCAGATGTCGCGGCATGCGCTGGCCGCACGGAAGCAGGGCCTGCCGACCATGCGCCGGATCACGTTGTACGTCGCGGCGTCGGCCGAGGGGCGGATCGCCGAGCATGTTCGCCGCGCGGGAGCGGTTGGGTTCGCCAGCGCCGATTGTCGCCGCCTCGAGGGCCTTGCTCAGGGCGCCGGCGAGGACGGCGCGAGCGTGCGGATCGAAATCGTGGTTCCGTTGGAATCGTCCGGCGAACTGCTCGCAGCGGTGCGACGCGAGTCCCTGCTGGTCGGCGGCGGAGTTCTGTGCGTCGAAACCGTCGAGGCTGCGGGGGACCTCCTCGGCCGCCTTGCCGACGCCGGCGCGCCGGTTGAACACGCGGTCGCTCATTGAGCGCCGGTCGCGCGCGGCCGCGACCGGGCTAGGCCTCCTGGCCAGCCGTCCTGCGGCGCTGCGCCAGCCTGGCTGCGGTCGTGATCGCGGCGACCATGCCGGACGACTCCGCGGTTCCCTGCCAGGCGCGGTCGAACGCCGTGCCGTGGGCGACGCTCGTGCGGACGATGGGGAGCCCCAGGGTCACGTTGACCGCCCGGTGCATCCCCAGGAGTTTGAGCGCGATATGCCCCTGGTCGTGGTACATCGCCACGACCGCGTCGAATTCGCCGGCCCGGGCCCGGACCATCAGCGTGTCGGCAGGCAACGGTCCCGTGGCGTCGATCCCGGCGAATCGCGCCGCCTCGACGGCCGGAGCGATGAGGGTTCGTTCTTCCTCGCCGAACAACCCTTCTTCGCCGGCGTGGGGGTTGAGGGCGCAAACCCCGATCCGCGGTTCTGTGAGCCCGAACCCGTCGCTCATCGCCCGGTGAGCGAGTCGGCACTTCGCCAGGATTTCGGCCGTCGACAGCCGATCGATCGCGTCGCGCAGTGCGCAGTGGAGCGTCGTGTGGACCACTCCCAGCCCGCACCGCGAACCGGGCAACTCCTCCGGCGGCAGGTAGAGCATCATTGCGAAGTCGTCCACGCCGCACAGCTCGGCCAGCAGCTCGGTGTGCCCCGGATAGTCGTGCCCCGCAGCATGGAGCGCCGCCTTGCTCAAGGGGCCGGTGACGATCCCTGCGAACTCGCCGGCCAGCGCGCCGCGGGTCGCCCGGCAAACCGCCTCGTACGCGGCGTGACCGGTGCGAGAATCGACTTGGGCCCGAGGGGCGGCCAGCGACTCGTCGTCGCCGACCGGCAGGCAGGCGATGTGGAGCCGGTCCCCCGTTTCTTCGCCGAGCATGCGGATCGCCGTCACCGAGTCGACCGTGCGAACATGGGCCGTAACGCCCAGAAGATCGGCTGCCTGGGCGAGATGCTCGGGGCGTCCGACCGCCACGGGCCGGCAACAGGCGTGGACCCGCGGGTCCCCCCAGGCGCGTACGACGACCTCGGGGCCCACCCCCGCGGGATCGCCGAGCGTCAGGGCCAGAATCGGTTTCTCAGCCGGGTCGGTCGTCATCGGATCGCCGTCTCGCATGCGGGGCAGGGGAGGGGGGGCGGACGTGCGGAAACGCCCCGGGGGAGTCCTGTTCTGGGCGAATTCTCGAGGACGTCACGCGGCGAGCAACGCCCTGCGGACGGCTCCGGTTCCCGTTACAATGAACCGCTTTCCGCCGGTCGGTCAGCATACTCTCCCGCCGGCCCGTCGTCTCGCTGGACGCGATATCATGTCTCGCATCTTCCCCACGCTCGCCTCGTTGTCGCTCATGCTCTACGCGGGGGCGATGCTGTTGGGGTTGTCGATCGGCGACCTCTACGACAAGCCGACGCAAGAGATGGTCAATCACAAGGGGACCCACCTGCTGGCTGGCGCTGCGGCGGCGCTCGCGGTGGTGTTCGTCGAGAGCATCGTGGTGACCTACTTCGTCGGCACGAGCCGGTGGTGCAAGGAGGTGACCGAGACCTACGCGCTTCCCGTGGACGATCTCGTCGAGAGTACCCGTCTCAAACGCCGGACGTTTCCGCTGGCGGTCGTCGGCATGCTCTCGGTCGTCGGGGTCGTGGCCCTGGGCGCCGCGTCGGACCCGGGGACGGGGCGAGCAGGGACCCAGTCGATGGCCTCGATTCACTTGGCCGGCGCATTGGCTGGGATTGGTCTCGTAGGCTGGACCTACTATCGGGCTTGGCTGAATATCGTCGACAATCAAGCGGTTATCGCGCGAATGGTGAACCGGGTGCGTGAAATTCGGATCGCCAAAGGGCTGTCGGTCGACGAGGCCCCGACGGCCGAGCCGGCTCGCCAATGAGGGCGGGAAAAGGGCTCGCAGCGACCGCTCTTGCCGGAGCGGCCGTCCCGCGGCGGTAGGTTTTCGCCGGCGTTTCCCCGGAAATCCGCCTAATTAGCCCAGTCCGCCCGCATGACAGCCGATGATGAGCAACTATACTGAGGGTTTCGGCCCCCCTGGGACCCCCGGGGCTTCGCCCCCCGTTCCCTATGCCAGCCGTTCGCTACGCCGCCAGGTCGCCCATGTCCAAGGCCCTCACGATCGCAGGATTGGTCGTCGCGGGCCTCGTGGCGCTGGTATTCACGCTGGATTTGCTGATCAGCATCCCGTTTCAGGGCGCCAGTACGCTGATGGACGTCGGCGCCATCATCGGCGCCGCGATGCTCGGCTATGCCAGCTTCGAGGCCTTCCGCGAGGTCAAGTAACCTCGCACCTGCGCCTCGCGCCTCACTCCGTCAGGCTGGTCGCCCGAAACCTATGGCGGCGGCCGCCTGCTGCTGGCATGCCGTCTTTCGCCGTCGGGTGGGATGAATAGGTTGTTTGCGTTGTTTAGGCGGCGCGGAGGATCGATTGCTGCGGGGCGGAGCGGCGGGCGGTTGCGGCCCCGGTGTGCATTGCGCCAAGCTGCACGGCGCCAGCCTGGCGGGCTCGTTGCAGGGCGGCGATCGCTTGTCGCACCTGCCGTTGTCCCACAAAGCCCGCAGCGGCGAGC from Pirellulales bacterium includes these protein-coding regions:
- a CDS encoding SulP family inorganic anion transporter gives rise to the protein MNASAKLSAVPLGDVPVGNAAGFSKHFQHDLLSGFLVFLIALPLCLGISLASGYPPLAGVFTAIIGAIVTTFISNSELTIKGPAAGLIVIVAGCVADFGGDGMVGGFSAADGAAYRAALAVGVAAAVLQICFGLFRAGILGEFFPTAAVHGMLAAIGVIIMIKQLPVALGVSAKGEPLEMLREMPQYVHEANPAIAAIGLVSIAIMFAWPAIKRRFRILGLVPAPVIVLAAAVAMGSAFDLLHPHSYTLQNHKYKLGEQYLVAMPDKPLGMFRELTLPDMGALAQPKAWKWIFMFFAIGSLESLLSAKAVDVLDPWKRRTNLNRDMLAVGAANLAASCVGGLPMISEIVRSKANVDNGARTRFANMWHGLFLLLCVALIPTLLHRIPLAALAGMLVYTGFRLAHPHEFLNIYRIGKEQLAIFVTTLLMVLATDLLIGVAAGIVLKMLIHRVNGVPLRALFKPYLEIEEVDEQTSRIVARGSAVFSNWIPFRRQIEDVGLVQRRNLVIDLADARLVDHSVMEKLEQVQTEFEQEGLRLTITGLDAHRQMSRHALAARKQGLPTMRRITLYVAASAEGRIAEHVRRAGAVGFASADCRRLEGLAQGAGEDGASVRIEIVVPLESSGELLAAVRRESLLVGGGVLCVETVEAAGDLLGRLADAGAPVEHAVAH
- a CDS encoding DUF2309 domain-containing protein, with amino-acid sequence MTHLSLERPANAAATESIPSVGETVARLAHLLPSQGPITVFVHHNTLHAFEHLTFAEAVVQAADLFDRHPYLPEEDYRTELNRGRIRPQDLSHELIDELDEVGDELIGSLGTRHELWLSMLGSPLREGPDAEIHWFIDETEALYRFRPEASAAACANSVQQTRRWLVRDYAADAATEGRLREQTARLIKQFGPQDVESWSARTWDAFTLHLLWQICRDGVAMNSGSAKRPKPIPAKDRRAQRLVDAELIRLCGAFLDQGFAVWDLPERERGLFASYLDLRGDGPADAPWMVGLAEELAEIRRLGLGPEQCLERALAAVAVDDTQRETTLRDALLALPGWAGMLWQMETNAEWTVRPAPPGTLLEYAAIRLLLTKFAEKFLARADAADSPPAEPKLAGRSPLLQAFRVFQIAQVRGWTPVDLLRLRPAEWRRLLREVEAFSSRERRRIYHQAYERRLREEVLGAICENARAIARPTSPAALPAFQLVACIDDREESFRRHLEEVAPECETFGYAGFFGVAMYYRGVSEAHFRPLCPVNVKPRHYLQEKPALSAEEASRRQARARRTIGRVIHAANLGARTLLGGAVASLMGAAATLPLVLRVVAPRTAGQFQKLFGRIVVPGRTQLTIERTHPLPGSGVDQLGYHVDEMAAIVEGTLRAIGLVERFAPLVIVAGHGSSSLNNPHAAAYDCGACGGGRGGPNARAFAQMANDPRLRAALAARGLKVPESTWFLGAYHNTGDDGIEYYDLDELPATRRAAFQTARDAIEEARTRNAHERCRRFESASLSLSPAAALRHVEGRAADLSQVRIECGHATNAYCLVGRRAWSRGLFLDRRAFLASYDPRIDDEDGSILARVLAAVIPVCGGINLEYYFSRIDNNGYGCGTKLPHNITSMLGVMDGAGSDLRTGLPWQMVEIHEPVRILFVVETTPETLERIIASNAELAALVGREWVQLAAFDPQSRAMHLHRRGRFEPHAVSAATLPVVDSSAAWYRGQRDHLGFARVAPTGVPGDGAGEGGAA
- a CDS encoding oxidoreductase; translated protein: MNELHFSWIEAAVLAPLVGAALIPLRSDPDRARRCSLVASAIALACTVGAWIDLAVLDAFEAHDRWDLAERLFHRDLLVVDELSAPLLPLVALQFLVTFLATLRTKASRFSFTMALATESITLATLACKEPWLLVALLAAAPVFPAVELVRRGESPRVFVLHMALFAILLVGGQAIVAGAAPGSDAAICGLAMLGVAALVRSGAAPLHCWHADLFERASLGAAILFVTPMTGAYAALRLVLPTAPAWVLHLIALASLATAVYAAGMALVQRDARRFFSFLLLSNSSLVLVGLELVTPLGLVGALCVWLSVSLALTGFGLALRSIESRCGRIDLARYHGMFRATPTLAGFFLLTGLASIGFPGTLGFVAAELLIEGAIDAAPLVGVIVLFASALNGLAVMHAYFRIFTGCEHAGTIDLRIRPAERVAVLALSLLILGGGLYPQPGVSSRRHAAAALLDQRNEHLKQNVTDAASRPAAKSAAGESQR
- a CDS encoding oxidoreductase; its protein translation is MSDSWWMQQLGRVVMLAPAVQLGVVGAAMLAGRPLGEKRTARLAQASVSVGLLAAIGVLGLMLLSGARHVEIEFGHWVEVSKSHFGEPFHFHLKFVFDRLSVPLVILSYVLVGVIGAFATRYLHRERGFARFFLLYSVFLAGMVVAVMAGTVETLFLGWELVGLSSALLVAFFHERPAPVENGQRVWAVYRVADAAFLVAAVALHHATGAGDFAAMTGSEPWPHGQALLSSQAALGIGVLLLAAAAGKSALVPFSGWLPRAMEGPTPSSAVFYGALSVHLGTFLLLRFSPVLELSLALRVLVIGLGLATAVYGAVVSRVQPDVKTALAFASLTQVGLITAEIGCGLRYVPLVHMIGHACFRTLQLLRTPSLLQDHSTLENAIGRRLGELAAPSRVRLPLGARRRLYRWALERGRLDAMLDRFVVTPFLELFRWCHRRERQWTNWLAGGPPRCEADPCDAEDLESDAA
- the pdxA gene encoding 4-hydroxythreonine-4-phosphate dehydrogenase PdxA; this translates as MRDGDPMTTDPAEKPILALTLGDPAGVGPEVVVRAWGDPRVHACCRPVAVGRPEHLAQAADLLGVTAHVRTVDSVTAIRMLGEETGDRLHIACLPVGDDESLAAPRAQVDSRTGHAAYEAVCRATRGALAGEFAGIVTGPLSKAALHAAGHDYPGHTELLAELCGVDDFAMMLYLPPEELPGSRCGLGVVHTTLHCALRDAIDRLSTAEILAKCRLAHRAMSDGFGLTEPRIGVCALNPHAGEEGLFGEEERTLIAPAVEAARFAGIDATGPLPADTLMVRARAGEFDAVVAMYHDQGHIALKLLGMHRAVNVTLGLPIVRTSVAHGTAFDRAWQGTAESSGMVAAITTAARLAQRRRTAGQEA